One Agelaius phoeniceus isolate bAgePho1 chromosome 6, bAgePho1.hap1, whole genome shotgun sequence DNA window includes the following coding sequences:
- the BMP4 gene encoding bone morphogenetic protein 4 isoform X1, which produces MIPGNRMLMVILLCQVLLGGTNHASLIPETGRKKVAELQGQAGSGRRSAQSHELLRGFETTLLQMFGLRRRPQPSKSAVIPSYMLDLYRLQSGEEEESLQEISLQYPERSTSRANTVRSFHHEEHLETVPGPSEAPRIRFVFNLSSVPENEVISSAELRLYREQVEEPSSAWERGFHRINIYEVMKPLSERAQAITRLLDTRLVHHNETRWESFDVSPAVIRWTKDKQPNHGLVIEVTHLHHAQTHQGKHVRISRSLPQGRGDWAQLRPLLVTFGHDGRGHALTRRARRSPKHQRSRKNKKNCRRHALYVDFSDVGWNDWIVAPPGYQAFYCHGDCPFPLADHLNSTNHAIVQTLVNSVNSSIPKACCVPTELSAISMLYLDEYDKVVLKNYQEMVVEGCGCR; this is translated from the exons ATGATTCCTGGTAACCGAATGCTGATGGTCATCCTACTATGCCAAGTCCTTCTAGGAGGTACTAACCATGCTAGCCTAATCCCTGAGACCGGCAGGAAGAAAGTGGCAGAGCTTCAGGGACAAGCCGGATCCGGACGCCGCTCTGCCCAAAGCCATGAACTCTTGCGGGGTTTCGAAACAACTCTGCTGCAGATGTTTGGGCTCCGAAGGCGGCCTCAGCCCAGCAAGTCAGCCGTCATTCCTAGTTACATGCTGGATCTCTATCGACTCCAGTCcggagaagaggaggaaagcCTCCAGGAAATTAGCCTGCAGTACCCTGAGCGATCGACCAGCCGGGCAAACACCGTGAGGAGTTTCCACCATGAAG agcacctggagaCCGTCCCGGGTCCCAGCGAGGCGCCCCGGATCCGCTTCGTCTTCAACCTCAGCAGCGTGCCGGAAAACGAGGTGATCTCCTCGGCGGAGCTGCGGCTGTACCGGGAGCAGGTGGAGGAGCCGAGCTCGGCGTGGGAGAGGGGCTTCCACCGGATAAACATTTACGAAGTGATGAAGCCGCTGTCGGAGCGCGCCCAGGCCATTACGCGCCTGCTGGACACGCGGCTGGTGCACCACAACGAGACGCGCTGGGAGAGCTTTGATGTGAGCCCGGCCGTGATCCGGTGGACCAAGGACAAGCAGCCGAACCACGGGCTGGTGATCGAGGTCACCCACCTCCACCACGCACAGACTCATCAGGGCAAACACGTCAGGATTAGCCGATCTTTACCTCAAGGGCGTGGGGACTGGGCGCAGCTCAGGCCGCTCCTGGTCACTTTTGGGCACGACGGGCGAGGCCACGCTCTGACCCGCAGAGCCCGCCGGAGCCCCAAGCACCAGCGTTCCcgcaagaacaaaaaaaactgCCGCCGCCATGCCCTCTATGTGGATTTCAGCGACGTGGGCTGGAACGACTGGATCGTGGCACCCCCGGGCTACCAGGCGTTTTACTGCCACGGGGActgccccttccctctggcCGACCACCTCAACTCCACGAACCACGCCATCGTGCAGACGCTGGTGAACTCCGTGAACTCCAGCATTCCCAAGGCCTGCTGCGTGCCCACGGAGCTCAGCGCCATCTCCATGCTCTACCTGGATGAGTATGACAAGGTGGTCCTGAAAAACTACCAGGAGATGGTGGTGGAGGGGTGCGGGTGCCGCTGA
- the BMP4 gene encoding bone morphogenetic protein 4 isoform X3: MFGLRRRPQPSKSAVIPSYMLDLYRLQSGEEEESLQEISLQYPERSTSRANTVRSFHHEEHLETVPGPSEAPRIRFVFNLSSVPENEVISSAELRLYREQVEEPSSAWERGFHRINIYEVMKPLSERAQAITRLLDTRLVHHNETRWESFDVSPAVIRWTKDKQPNHGLVIEVTHLHHAQTHQGKHVRISRSLPQGRGDWAQLRPLLVTFGHDGRGHALTRRARRSPKHQRSRKNKKNCRRHALYVDFSDVGWNDWIVAPPGYQAFYCHGDCPFPLADHLNSTNHAIVQTLVNSVNSSIPKACCVPTELSAISMLYLDEYDKVVLKNYQEMVVEGCGCR; encoded by the exons ATGTTTGGGCTCCGAAGGCGGCCTCAGCCCAGCAAGTCAGCCGTCATTCCTAGTTACATGCTGGATCTCTATCGACTCCAGTCcggagaagaggaggaaagcCTCCAGGAAATTAGCCTGCAGTACCCTGAGCGATCGACCAGCCGGGCAAACACCGTGAGGAGTTTCCACCATGAAG agcacctggagaCCGTCCCGGGTCCCAGCGAGGCGCCCCGGATCCGCTTCGTCTTCAACCTCAGCAGCGTGCCGGAAAACGAGGTGATCTCCTCGGCGGAGCTGCGGCTGTACCGGGAGCAGGTGGAGGAGCCGAGCTCGGCGTGGGAGAGGGGCTTCCACCGGATAAACATTTACGAAGTGATGAAGCCGCTGTCGGAGCGCGCCCAGGCCATTACGCGCCTGCTGGACACGCGGCTGGTGCACCACAACGAGACGCGCTGGGAGAGCTTTGATGTGAGCCCGGCCGTGATCCGGTGGACCAAGGACAAGCAGCCGAACCACGGGCTGGTGATCGAGGTCACCCACCTCCACCACGCACAGACTCATCAGGGCAAACACGTCAGGATTAGCCGATCTTTACCTCAAGGGCGTGGGGACTGGGCGCAGCTCAGGCCGCTCCTGGTCACTTTTGGGCACGACGGGCGAGGCCACGCTCTGACCCGCAGAGCCCGCCGGAGCCCCAAGCACCAGCGTTCCcgcaagaacaaaaaaaactgCCGCCGCCATGCCCTCTATGTGGATTTCAGCGACGTGGGCTGGAACGACTGGATCGTGGCACCCCCGGGCTACCAGGCGTTTTACTGCCACGGGGActgccccttccctctggcCGACCACCTCAACTCCACGAACCACGCCATCGTGCAGACGCTGGTGAACTCCGTGAACTCCAGCATTCCCAAGGCCTGCTGCGTGCCCACGGAGCTCAGCGCCATCTCCATGCTCTACCTGGATGAGTATGACAAGGTGGTCCTGAAAAACTACCAGGAGATGGTGGTGGAGGGGTGCGGGTGCCGCTGA
- the BMP4 gene encoding bone morphogenetic protein 4 isoform X2, with the protein MGRGGVLEARLSQRCRGRSRSRCGRAGCAGERSGAGACRAEHLETVPGPSEAPRIRFVFNLSSVPENEVISSAELRLYREQVEEPSSAWERGFHRINIYEVMKPLSERAQAITRLLDTRLVHHNETRWESFDVSPAVIRWTKDKQPNHGLVIEVTHLHHAQTHQGKHVRISRSLPQGRGDWAQLRPLLVTFGHDGRGHALTRRARRSPKHQRSRKNKKNCRRHALYVDFSDVGWNDWIVAPPGYQAFYCHGDCPFPLADHLNSTNHAIVQTLVNSVNSSIPKACCVPTELSAISMLYLDEYDKVVLKNYQEMVVEGCGCR; encoded by the exons ATGGGAAGGGGTGGAGTGCTCGAGGCGCGGCTGAGCCAGCGGTGCCGGGGCAGGAGCCGCTCCCGGTGCGGCCGGGCGGGATGCGCgggggagcggagcggagccggTGCCTGCCGGGCAG agcacctggagaCCGTCCCGGGTCCCAGCGAGGCGCCCCGGATCCGCTTCGTCTTCAACCTCAGCAGCGTGCCGGAAAACGAGGTGATCTCCTCGGCGGAGCTGCGGCTGTACCGGGAGCAGGTGGAGGAGCCGAGCTCGGCGTGGGAGAGGGGCTTCCACCGGATAAACATTTACGAAGTGATGAAGCCGCTGTCGGAGCGCGCCCAGGCCATTACGCGCCTGCTGGACACGCGGCTGGTGCACCACAACGAGACGCGCTGGGAGAGCTTTGATGTGAGCCCGGCCGTGATCCGGTGGACCAAGGACAAGCAGCCGAACCACGGGCTGGTGATCGAGGTCACCCACCTCCACCACGCACAGACTCATCAGGGCAAACACGTCAGGATTAGCCGATCTTTACCTCAAGGGCGTGGGGACTGGGCGCAGCTCAGGCCGCTCCTGGTCACTTTTGGGCACGACGGGCGAGGCCACGCTCTGACCCGCAGAGCCCGCCGGAGCCCCAAGCACCAGCGTTCCcgcaagaacaaaaaaaactgCCGCCGCCATGCCCTCTATGTGGATTTCAGCGACGTGGGCTGGAACGACTGGATCGTGGCACCCCCGGGCTACCAGGCGTTTTACTGCCACGGGGActgccccttccctctggcCGACCACCTCAACTCCACGAACCACGCCATCGTGCAGACGCTGGTGAACTCCGTGAACTCCAGCATTCCCAAGGCCTGCTGCGTGCCCACGGAGCTCAGCGCCATCTCCATGCTCTACCTGGATGAGTATGACAAGGTGGTCCTGAAAAACTACCAGGAGATGGTGGTGGAGGGGTGCGGGTGCCGCTGA